A stretch of Pygocentrus nattereri isolate fPygNat1 chromosome 8, fPygNat1.pri, whole genome shotgun sequence DNA encodes these proteins:
- the zgc:171459 gene encoding uncharacterized protein zgc:171459 produces the protein MASASYTYKLTDEDIKNLIRLRTTNAALFTRRRNAAKTAWSAILRELGLEDKVTVDQIAKKWENLKMKYKEIKFPPPGMEEAARTSHWRWFKMLDEALKEEITETSYRSLSSSVSDDDCGPQASKRICQVKVGGDILELLVDDEGISGAPDSGSTPLNQERLLGDETPTKLSGLNIEKVKLTREWQLLEKEHAELERERLVLERERDLAEREKIALQRDRVQLEKDRAAVDRDRASLDQDRAQLEKDRAALERDKAALVRDRESLNASLQGKNSSLDTPHEKNREKLILLIERLIDKF, from the exons ATGGCCAGCGCTTCATATACGTATAAAC TGACTGACGAGGATATCAAGAACCTGATTCGCCTGCGAACAACGAACGCGGCCCTTTTTACCAGGAGGAGAAACGCGGCTAAAACAGCTTGGAG tGCAATTCTCAGGGAGTTGGGTTTGGAGGACAAAGTAACAGTTGACCAGATTGCCAAGAAATGGGAAAACTTAAAGATGAAGTACAAG GAAATAAAATTTCCTCCCCCTGGCATGGAGGAGGCAGCGAGGACGTCCCATTGGAGATGGTTTAAGATGCTGGACGAAGCCTTAAAGGAGGAGATAACTGAGACGAGCTACCGCTCATTGTCATCCTCTGTGAGTGACGATGACTGTGGACCACAGGCCAGCAAGAGGATATGTCAGGTCAAAGTAGGAGGTGATATTTTAGAACTGCTGGTGGATGACGAAGGTATATCAGGGGCCCCTGATTCAGGATCCACTCCACTGAATCAAGAGAGACTGCTGGGTGATGAGACCCCTACAAAGCTGTCCGGCCTGAACATTGAGAAAGTCAAACTGACCAGAGAGTGGCAGCTTCTTGAGAAGGAGCATGCGGAGCTGGAACGAGAGAGACtggtgttagagagagagagggatctgGCAGAGAGGGAAAAGATAGCGCTTCAGAGAGACAGGGTACAGTTAGAGAAGGACAGGGCTGCAGTGGACAGGGACAGAGCGTCGCTGGACCAGGATAGAGCCCAGTTAGAAAAGGACAGGGCTGCATTAGAGAGGGACAAGGCAGCGcttgtgagagacagagagagtctgAATGCCTCATTGCAAGGGAAAAACTCTTCTCTAGACACCCCACatgagaagaacagagagaaattAATTCTCTTAATTGAACGACTTATTGATAAATTTTGA